From Erigeron canadensis isolate Cc75 chromosome 5, C_canadensis_v1, whole genome shotgun sequence:
GTTGATACTTTGTTAGGATCTCATCACAAGCCTACACTTATTCCTTTTGATTCGCTCTCACATGCATGGAGAGACCCAACATTAAGTAGAGACTTGTAACCTATGAAATTTGTGGTTGTTACACTTCTTAGTTctaaatataaacaaacttGCTTATTCCCtatgaaaattttgtttatCGTAATATTTTTCATACATGAGGTTCAAGACATAAATTCACATTCAATAATGCTCCAAAATTATTTGCAATGCAAATTGCAAGCTATTAAAGATTCCAGATTGTGCAGAATGAACAGACCTTATTTATTATTCGCACCGCCTATCTCACCCTCTAGTATTGCATGCCTtgttaagacgatctctttAACAAGATTTTTATACAGAAATGGTCTCACCGCCGCTCTCAAGAATTGGCCAGGTGGAATTCTACTCTTCTTGATCTTCTTCATTTTCGGACCGTACCCCAATTGCTTCCACTCTTCTGGGCTAATTTTAGCCCGACTACGCCTCATTGTTGATTCAACTTCGCCATTCTCAAcctctttctttttcctttgcTTCTCTTCCATCACCTGCGATTGCTTCTCATACAACTTTGTTGCCATTTTCGCACTGCGCCTTGCCACAACTTCCATCTCTTCACTGCTATTTACTGCCTTCTTGAACTCTTCTTCCCAATACTTCTCATCATCTTCCAAATCACCATCATCCTGATTATCATCGTCGTCATCACCActgccatcatcatcatcactatcatcTTCAACCTCACTAAGTTCTCCATCCAACActatatcatcatcttcaacctCACTAAGTTCTCCATCCAACActatatcatcatcttcatcctcGTCCTCATCTTCAGCCCAATCCAAAACATCCATCTTTGCACCAATATCATCATTCTCATCAGGGGCGTCACAACCCAACTCCTCTTCCTCCAACTTAGCCTTCCATTCCTTAGTATACGGATGAAGTAACTCGATAGGATGATTCCCAAGCAAAAACTCCAAACACTTTGACTTCCTTTCATCACTCGCTTTCTCATATGCCTTAACCACATCATCCACAAAAGCTTTCGGGTTCACTCTCAAAATCTTGCACAACCCACTAAAATAAGTACACATTTCCACCCTACCATCATCACCTTCTAACTGACACATAAAATCTTGCTCAGTCTCAGGATCAAGCAAAGGCGTCATCGACTTAAAAAACTGACCTTGAGGTTCAAACCTACATTGATAAATCGGTCTCTTCACATATATAATATCCGGCCTCATCCACGCTGCACATTTTGTAATCAACGATCTCGTCCTGTTCCCAAGCCTACCCATCAAATTCCACTTATCTAACCTCTCATCTTTCCTAGCTTCAACCACAACTTCACTAACAAGAGTCCATTGCTCCCATGGCAGTTCCGAAACTCTCCATTTCGGATGCCTAACAAACACCCAAAAGTACCTTAAACCCACATTTTTATCCAACTGTCCCAATCTTTCTCCAAAATCTTGACTCATTTCAAACTGCTCAATCTTTTCCCACTCTTCTTGATCCCTAACTTCACCAATCAAACTCACATTCTCATCCGAAAACCTCCCTCTTATCGGTTCTCCTAAAACGACCCCACGCCAAGAATACGGCCCGAATTCACCATACTTATACCAATCATAAGGATGCTTAAGATTCGGGTCATCTTTCTCCATAAACCGAACCATTCTATCATATCCTAACCCAATCATTTGCAACTCATCTTGTGTGAAATTATTCGGGTAATTCCCATGAGGATTCTTAAGCCGATAAAACAAACTTTCAGCCAGTTTTTTACTCTTCCTTCTAGCGTTTCTTTTCGCTTCTCGACGTACCTCTGCATTGCCTTCAATACGACCACCCGAACTACCCCCGGGTTTTTTCTTGCTACGACCGGCATATGATCGAACATCTGGTCTGCAAGGTGGatttttttgatgaaaaaatgaGTTTATTGATATGAGTTTTGGGAGTTTAGGTGATTGGTGAGTTGGGTTGTGAAAAGGGTTTGAGAATTTTGTTAAGGGATGAGGGGTGAAGGTGGAAAAATAAGGTGGTGGGttgtttagggttttagaaatgGCAGGGTTTTGTTGAAACATTTTTGTAACCAGTTAAAAGCTTAAAAGAGATAAGCTGCTATTCAAGAGATGCGTATTAATTTGCCAAAACAAAATGCCCACAGGCATATTTGAAAGCATTCAATATTAATGGGTCCTCAAGGTctaatttattctttttctttttctatctgccttttttgtgtatatataaatataaatatatatgtgtgtacaatataatatatgagATGTGTTTGTATGTACTCTgtgtgtttgtatatatgtatgtatgtttgtgTGAACTATGTGTTTGTATGTGGGCAGGGGTGttttaaagaagaagatgatgatggtgggTGAGAAATGGGAGAAGATAATGTTTTCCTGGTATTCTTTTTTACTTagcatatttatttatatactatttTATCTTTTCTCTACTCTCTTCTTTGCCATAACAAATTTTCGGATCCAATCTTAGTTTGGTTTCTAAAGACTGAGATCGAGCTTCagagtttgagatcgagattaTTTCTGACTAAGTCTTCCACTCTGGTGAAtctaaccctttttttttcaccCCGGGCCGAAGGTCCCTTCCACCTCGATGGATCTAAAAGCAttctctctacctttgagtaAGGGTAAGGactgtctacatcatacctcccccataccccgacATAGACTTAAGTTGAGATTGGGTACCGTTGTTATTGTtgtatttatttactattttacgttttatttatatatcattaatgtGGGTTTATTTTAGACTTTAAAacttttatgattattattttcattatacTCTTAAAATGTTTACGGATTAGctagtttttataaatttttaacaaaaaattgattttataagttttaaaaattaatgaaatgtAATGTTTCTATTATAGGTTTATAAAATCTAATATAAATGTATTAGTATTTCTTTTcaatgtaaaaaataattttataattaatattatttgttttttatattaatatgaatGATGATGTGATTTTAACAAACTGAGTTTCAGTATATTGGGTTAGAGGCAAAATAAGTTCAGCATGTTGGTTCAGTATACTGAAACAGTTTGTTAAAATGTTGATGAGGTGGTTAGTGTGCTTAGGCATATTGTAAAAGCCATTGGAGATGACCTTAtagtatgttattttttttcttattttaattttttcttttaattaattaaagtgaAACTAGACTTTTTCTCATTTGTTATTTGCCACTAAAATTTGATACACGggtagttttatacttttaactaCCTTAAAATGTTGGAATGTAGGcgtaatttgattaaaaaaaaatcctttctttttaaaaaaataagtttaaataAGGTTGATATTATTAAAGTGAATAGCTTAtatgtaacacccatcattttaattaaaaacttggatttcaaaaaaaactttgtCAAACGGCGTTTAGAAAGTAGCGGAAaatgatcactttaaaactgcttcatccgtaaccggatggtaccttataaaatggtgttactaacgtgcatcatcaaaacaatataagtGAAATACAAGTTATGtcaccaacataaatgtcatCATCATTACATATTCATAAATCGTAAATGAAAGTAGCCAAGACATAAGGATAAaagggaagtctaagcattcaacaaactaTCCTAGTtttctttattgcatctacccatctcaccaaGCTAATCATTTCCTAGCTCAAACTTGCTTATCTTggaggacacaacattttcataaaagcaagtgttggctaataaaattagctaaataAGATACACCCATTttgataaaacgttcttcattttactttcataaaacttcgtcatattttacttatcaaaataCAACCATATTACatatcatccacaacaatcatTGGTCAACCCATACTTTCCTTTTTCCCACATTCCAACACATTTCACATCACATCAACGAgtaca
This genomic window contains:
- the LOC122599173 gene encoding uncharacterized protein LOC122599173 yields the protein MFQQNPAISKTLNNPPPYFSTFTPHPLTKFSNPFHNPTHQSPKLPKLISINSFFHQKNPPCRPDVRSYAGRSKKKPGGSSGGRIEGNAEVRREAKRNARRKSKKLAESLFYRLKNPHGNYPNNFTQDELQMIGLGYDRMVRFMEKDDPNLKHPYDWYKYGEFGPYSWRGVVLGEPIRGRFSDENVSLIGEVRDQEEWEKIEQFEMSQDFGERLGQLDKNVGLRYFWVFVRHPKWRVSELPWEQWTLVSEVVVEARKDERLDKWNLMGRLGNRTRSLITKCAAWMRPDIIYVKRPIYQCRFEPQGQFFKSMTPLLDPETEQDFMCQLEGDDGRVEMCTYFSGLCKILRVNPKAFVDDVVKAYEKASDERKSKCLEFLLGNHPIELLHPYTKEWKAKLEEEELGCDAPDENDDIGAKMDVLDWAEDEDEDEDDDIVLDGELSEVEDDDIVLDGELSEVEDDSDDDDGSGDDDDDNQDDGDLEDDEKYWEEEFKKAVNSSEEMEVVARRSAKMATKLYEKQSQVMEEKQRKKKEVENGEVESTMRRSRAKISPEEWKQLGYGPKMKKIKKSRIPPGQFLRAAVRPFLYKNLVKEIVLTRHAILEGEIGGANNK